The following are from one region of the Nicotiana tabacum cultivar K326 chromosome 3, ASM71507v2, whole genome shotgun sequence genome:
- the LOC107787974 gene encoding obg-like ATPase 1 encodes MPPKATKGKEAPVERPILGRFSSHLKIGIVGLPNVGKSTLFNTLTKLSIPAENFPFCTIEPNEARVHVPDERFEWLCQLYKPKSEVAAFLEIHDIAGLVRGAHAGQGLGNSFLSHIRAVDGIFHVLRAFEDPDIIHVDDTVDPVRDLEIISEELRLKDIEFMERRIEDLEKSMKRSNDKQLKIEHELSLRVMASLKEGKDIRLGDWKAADVEFLNTFQLLTAKPVVYLVNMNEKDYARKKNKFLPKIHAWVQEHGGEIIIPFSAAVERNLADMPPDEASKYCEENKLQSCLPKIIKTGFAAINLIYFFTAGPDEVKCWQIRRLMKAPQAAGTIHTDFERGFICAEVMKFDDLKELGSEAAVKAAGKYKQEGKTYVVQDGDIIFFKFNVSGGGKK; translated from the exons ATGCCACCAAAAGCAACTAAAGGTAAAGAAGCTCCTGTAGAACGGCCCATTCTCGGCCGTTTCTCATCTCACTTGAAAATTGGAATT GTAGGATTACCAAATGTGGGGAAGTCTACTCTCTTCAACACACTAACAAAGTTATCCATTCCAGCAGAAAACTTTCCTTTTTGTACCATCGAGCCTAATGAAGCTCGAGTGCACGTTCCTGACGAGCGTTTTGAATGGCTCTGCCAACTCTACAAGCCCAAGAGTGAG GTGGCTGCCTTTTTGGAAATTCATGACATAGCTGGACTTGTTCGAGGTGCTCATGCAGGACAAGGATTAGGAAACAGTTTCTTATCCCACATCCGTGCAGTTGATGGCATTTTCCATGTTCTAC GTGCATTTGAAGATCCAGACATTATCCATGTCGATGACACTGTTGATCCTGTAAGAGATTTAGAGATTATAAGTGAGGAACTAAGGCTTAAG GACATTGAGTTCATGGAGAGGAGGATAGAAGATCTTGAAAAGAGCATGAAGAGGAGCAATGACAAACAATTGAAAATAGAGCATGAATTGTCTCTAAGG GTTATGGCATCACTCAAGGAAGGTAAAGATATCCGTCTGGGGGACTGGAAAGCTGCAGATGTTGAATTTTTGAATACTTTCCAGTTGCTTACTGCAAAACCGGTTGTTTACTTG GTTAACATGAATGAGAAAGACTATGCAAGGAAAAAGAACAAGTTTCTGCCCAAGATTCATGCTTG GGTGCAGGAGCATGGCGGTGAAATAATTATTCCTTTCAGTGCTGCTGTGGAGAGAAACCTTGCTGATATGCCACCAGATGAAGCTTCAAAATACTGTGAAGAGAACAAGTTACAAAG TTGCCTCCCAAAAATCATAAAGACTGGATTTGCAGCCATTAATCTCATTTATTTCTTCACAGCAGGGCCAGATGAG GTTAAATGCTGGCAAATCCGCAGGCTAATGAAGGCTCCTCAAGCTGCCGGAACAATTCATACAGATTTTGAGAGAGGGTTTATCTGTGCTGAG GTGATGAAATTTGATGATCTAAAGGAACTTGGTAGTGAGGCTGCTGTAAAG GCTGCGGGGAAGTACAAGCAGGAGGGCAAGACCTATGTGGTCCAAGATGGAGATATTATATTCTTCAAGTTCAATGTCTCCGGCGGTGGGAAGAAGTGA